The genomic segment tgtatttataaaataatatgatgcATTTCTTAATTGACAATTATTAATTGCGGATTGGAAAATTTTGCTTTCGACAGAAGAGTGCGTATAATATATGGTGCTGATTGAAAGTATCTTTGAAACAGGATTGCGAATCTACGGTGGGTTGTTTATACGTTAAGCTTATgtaacaatattattataaaatttataattaatctttattatttttctaaatatatagatatactctaatttatttttcaaccaaaaaattatattataaattaaatcaatatgtataattataattacaaaataaaaaaaaatatgcagtattaattaaataatgtagaataatgaaataaaaaaaggttaattaAGCACACTCCATGCAAgtaataatagttataaattacaaaaaataattaaataaggtTAGAAGCCTTTCCACCAAGATACTTAATTaggaataatataaaataattagataaaataatattagagaCATCCTAccaagtaaatatatatatatatatatatatatatatatatatatatatatatatatatatatatataatatgaaataacTACATTATCATTCGAATCTATCGCTATTTCATATTATACCTCTCTTGGCACTCTTTTGATTTGGTATAACTTGGTTCTAATCCATCTTTGTTTTTGAACTCTTCATTACACATAGATAAGCCTTGAGAAGGATAAACCTCACTTATTACTTAGATTTAtctattcttctttttataatttttttatatatttttatctattaaatagttatttaatattacttttcttaTATACTATATTagaaatttcaaataataaaatatttaggttatctaataataatgataataacataattaaaaaaattgcatagaaaaatatataatatagaattAGAATATTACAACTAAATACTTGtaaattgttattgtttttacAAGATTAATACACATTGTAAAGAACACAGACAAACTTTTCTCTCCTAATGAGAAATCATGGAAGGATTGTTCTAATATACacttaaagaaatatattgatgTCTCACTTAAGAAAGACAAAAATGTGGGTGATAATTCATGGGATCAATGGTTACATGTCATCCTAATAAGATCAAAATATTGGAGTGTTCTGGCAAGATTGATGGTTAGAAGTGTATCCTTTTATAGGTTATATTACATAAAACTCTTTATATTCCAAAATAATTCTTAATAgcatatatttaatatgttacAAGAAAACTCAAAAGAACCTTCAAAATGATATTGTTATCTTCCAATATGAAATGCTCCTTCTTAGACTGAAAGTTGGTGTGCCTGCAAAAAGAAACTTTGACGCTCAAGGTAAAAGATGTGTGcgaaatgataataaatattgtaataataaacatgtatcttaattattttatgaacaatgttatttatattagGCTTTTGAACTTTTTGCCTGATACATAAGTCACATAAATAATCACCTTTGTTAACTTAATATTCAACTAATATGTTTTAACTCTTAACTTCCTTGATTACTATCAATTGTCAGTACATTGTCATTATCAATGTGATATGATGTTGTCTCAAGAGATCTAATTATACACAAAATAATTTAGAAGAATACTATACACCCAAAGTTTATGATTTTGGAAATATAGATGAAGATGATCTCGGATATATAATTAAGATGATTTCGAGTATGTATTATAATCTTAtctaaacataatttttcatattattaaaataataaagtttataataatattttagcaCCATTATTAAAGTTATTTCTAACTAattgatgataaaataatattattttaaaacgtagtTGACTTTGTTCAAAACTTTTACTCGACCGAAAGAACTGAGGAAGTCCTATCCATGATATTTAAAAGAgtagaaataatttattttataaatcagtATCATACTGGAAAAAGAATATGTTAAagactgaaaaagaaaaaatgaacaTGCATagtggaagagagaaaaacatatgggaaaataaaattattaaaaaggaaTAATATTGGTATTATGTTTTGAAAAGGCTATGTAGCTAATAGCTGCATCTTGACATGACGTGCTTGGCGATAGTGCTGATTTTTTAGTAGTGTCCAAAAATTCAATTTGGTCTCTTACACCTTATTCAACATCTTTATTTATGCTTACGTTGCTCGATTTGCTTTCTAAGTTTTAGACCAAAACATATTGCTGCCCAAATACATAGTTGTCACCTTACCAAATCTTTCTCTAGCTCCACACTCTGATCGTGATAGCAGCCACAACTACGATAATAGCTgtaataataatactatttattattattattatttagaagaaaaataatacagGACTTCATATAATTAGGTATTTAATCTGAAAATAGTATGGTATAAATAGTTCACAAACCTTAATAAATATAACACTAAAATCACactaaatataacttttaaaaacaattgataaattaatagatcataatatataacttatgtaaatacataaagtaaaataaaatgctACCAGAGAttgaaagtaaataaatttaaaagattgtgttgaatatttagatattaaattaacattGGGTAATCTATAATAGAGTATAAGAATATCatatttgcttttaaatttttattccaattagTAATTCAAATTATCATGTTGGTAGCTATTAAAACATTATAGACTTTGTGTAATTACTTGAGCAAATAATAACTTTCAATCATTTTCGCTTGGCTATagcatatttatttatatgattcAAGTcctacaataaaataattaaataataaacaattttagagaaaaaaaatcaccataaatactaatttataattaatttttgaattaaaatctaaattcaTTTCTAACCTTAACTATCAcaattttatctaaaaataataatatctaaattaatcTCTAGTCATATTAAAGTATTATAAGTAGATAACAAGATAATATTGTTCTCCAATCATTATAATATTAACCTTATATAATAACTATATAACATTAATCACCTTAGTTTCACATCAAATCATCTCACCTCATCCTTTTATTTAGCATACACAAAGACAAAATGATTTAACAACCatagtaaatttataaaattattttaaaattaattaacatccTTAGAAGTACGCTACTATTAAACAAAACTAAATCTTTTTTTAGAGAAATTCATAAAATTGAACTATCATGTTCATATCACCACCATATTTAATGAACTATGAAACTAATATGCTAAACTCTACGTTTTCACCCAAAAATTTATCTCAtgatttaattcattttaatttaaaggttAACTTTATTACACAATTTAAACCTTTTTCAAATCAAttccaaatattattatatacatgCTGAAATATTATTTCCTTAAACTTCTAAATACGACCATTAAATAAGGCCTCTAAATGTAGTTCAAAAAACACCTAAACAAAATTTTCGATTTCCATCCAAATAAGTATAACAGCATTAAACTACTCAAAATCCCACCATTCAACAAACTAccaaattttaatcaaaatccAATTAAATAGATTggacttaaaatttaaaaatattaatttaaatttgaaataaatttattttaatatacttaaagtaatataaatttatataattataaattaaattccacaattttaattttttgtccaCCAAGAAGGGGAAAAGAACTAAGCTTTATGATTTCGAAGAAAATAAGAACATGATAAGTTGAACAAGGATGAAGGGGAGGAAACTCAGAGAGAAACGTATGGATGAGAATGcagatgataatttttttattatcttttttttttttctatccgCACCTGTTATCATTCTCAAGTCAAAGCCTTGTGCGTTTGAAATCCGTTTTAAAATGAGCCCTAAACTCCAAGATCCAACTTATATCTTACATTTAATCCttataattattgtatttacCCCTTCATATCTAAGATCAACCACAACCATCACAcacattatattaattaagattaaacACATAATTAAATGCACTTACTGTATGTTAGTTAATTTCACGCACTTATTTAATCACATAAAATTCTTggtataataatagtaataataaataaataaataaaagtataaagaaGACGACAATCGAGATAGTAATTATACGTAAacatcattataattttatttgttgttacGGTGACTGGTTTGTTAATGGTTGTAATGAGAATGTTGATGGCCAAAGcaagaataatatatttatctattttcatCACCACCTATATCATTATACTTCATCATCATGAGcattcttttttatcattaacCATCCATCATCTTTATTATAAACATTATGGTAATGGTGTCTTTTGTCGTGATACTGACATAAATACCCATCATGGGATAATTATGACAATGAACGATTATTATGATAATATTGAAAAACAGTGATATGTATACATTGATAACTATTGATATTTTCATCGAAATTACTCGTTAATATTCCAATTTGATCGTTGATTATGACCTTCATGATACATTCCCCATTCCCAATTATGATTATCACTGGCACTAATTTCTCAATAGATATAGAACTAAGAATATTATTACTATACTTTTTCCTTGGCTGTTTCTTACGGTCGGTATTGTCTGCGAAACTTACCACTACTAGGTTGGTTGAGTTTTGAGaatattgataataataaaaaaatcaattattattgaCCTGAAGGGTTTATGTGGGATATTCTTTTTTGGccaattttaaatatgaaaaaaaaattgtagtttttatttgttagcTACTGTGGAAACTTTAATCGTGATTATGAATATAATGGTTTACTAAAGTTATGACAGGAATTAGAGTAAATGCTTTTGATTCTTGACTTTATAAAGTTGGTTCAAACTTGTGTTGCAAGGTGTGATCGAAACCGGTTCATTTAAGGAATTAgatttatttatagtttcttcttgaagttaaaaaaattggtcttttaaatattaatccagaaatataaagaaaaatgtaCTTAAATCAAGAAATATTAGCAGAtgaatactaataaaaaaaatgtacttagaaatataaagaaaaagaatatgatAGAAAGTTTTGGAGCTAAGTATTTTTTAGTacataaatgtaaaattatattttgattatatccaaaacttaaaaattaataaatgtagTCATTctcatcaaacaaaatttatagaTAGCACAAACAGAATTATCATGTCTGTATGTAGTTATATTTATGTGTCCATATCAGCACATGAATATACATGATAGCACTTTTTATTATCACATCaacaaatttctattttattactGTTACTAcattaattcattaataaagtttaaaaacaaaaatgatgcAAAGTttgagacaaaaacaaaaattaaattttgtataaaaaaaggactataaatattatactttttaatgtatgtaaaaaataacatgtgcgtgtgtgtgtggatgtgtgtgtgcgtgtgtgtgtgggcgtgtgtgtgtgggtgagtGTGAGTGGGTGTGGGTGTGTGAGTgggtgtgtgcgtgtgtgtgggTGTGAGTGGGTGGGTGTGGGTGTGTGGGTGGGGGTGTGTGTGTGCGCgtgagtgtgtgtgtgcgtgtgtgtttgtgtgtgtctgtgtgtgtgtgttcaaAAACtgtttaaatgaaattttatgaattatttaataagATTAATTAGTATGAAATACATTGTTAAAGTCCTAATCAATCAGAAAGAAagatattagataaaaaaacgCAAGACACacaattttataatgatttaattataacaaatctaCATCTAGTTTTTCTAGCAACCTAAgctataattttttctaaagatgagtcaaattagattttttttttactttctcttgGAAATTCGGTTCTATAATTGGTTTCCTTTGTCATACTAAAGTCCAAAATCAATTCCACATTCAAAAAATCGATTATATCACTACAAATCCAATATAAACCACCTTATAATTTAAACCCCCTTATTCCTTGACTATCATGGACATAAATATGTGATTTTCATTAAGGTAATTTGGTCATTCCAATATTAGCATCCTCGATCATCTCACTTTATGCAAAATTACGAAACTTATGCatattacaaagaaaaatattttctaaaaaactttattttgacAATATACACGTGTTGACTTATGATTGAttcgtttcaaatattttttaaaaaataaattcaaatgaaCTAATAGAATATAATAACACGTgactgttataaaaaaattatttataaaaaagttgttaaaaaaattatttataaaaaaattgttaagataCTTCAAATCTCTTTAAACGAACccatcataaataaaataatcatgaaTAACTAGACTTTaaaccatataaaaaaaacaataaagacaAATTATAAGAAACTGGATAAATGTTGTTTGAGTAGAACAATATCTAAGGTGAAAAAATCTCTTGTTTGTAAATTAGTGAAAATCTCACTAAATACAAAGccaataaattataagaaaatggAACTAAAATGAAGAGTAAGttcagaaaaatagaaaaacaagaCCAAACGTATCAATgagaaatgagagaaaaaaaattagataaaaccTATGCAATAGATATACacgttaaataataataatatataaaaaatattatgtaataattCAAACGAtatattctatttataaaaattataatttacaatttaaattattaaatgagtaaacatataagaaatattttaaaacacttacCCTCATTGATTTACTAAAGATTTATAAGTTTGgtatctatatataaaatagagTTGTTTCAATTCTAGAGAAAAAAGATGTTATAAGTGGTAGAGTGAAACTTCATATTGTTAGACAAATTATAAGGACTCTATGATCTACtgtagtataatatatattatagacaaattataaagtatatatgtatacaaattaatttttaaagggAAAGTTAGCATATTTTGTAAGTTGTAAAACAGagttatattaacattttaatttgtaCAAATGTTGTTCAAGTaactattattaaatatgttgttACATTTAATACTAGAGCTTCTTAAACTGtgaaaaaatcttatattaatatcttaagttataaaaatgttgttaaagtaaCTTATTAAATATGGTTTGTTACATTTAATGCTAGAGACGTTTTCTATAAccatttcttaattaatttataatatactctaaaattcaataacttttttcaagataaatttaccgtttttttaatgtattaagtaaaaataaaacatttttctaatttgTATGCCAAATTAgtaaattttccttttttattctGTTATTTAGAAATACATgcaggatatatatatatataaataaataaaagagctgtcaaaatgagtCATCTGATTCTATTTGACCCAGTCCACCAGAGATTGATTCTTTAGTGAATCAATTCAACCcagctcatttattagcaagaaaaattcgaacccggttTGACCtatcacgggttggtgggtaaatgGATTGGCTCggctcacttaattaatttttttttaaaataaaaaaaattacaaactttttataattcaaatgtaaataaatttgacttttaaatttcactcccaagatgagtgtttaattaattttgaaagtaaggaacttaaatcattttttcaagaaaaacaaaataataaatatgtttttataaaattaaaattaaattttaataaaataaattaggtaggtgggttggtagGTCAACCCAGGACACCACgagttcaacccgcatgagccgagTTTAAATGAGCCAGATTAAAATCTGACCTACAAAAAaagaatacaattttttcaaactcaatccGACTTAAACATGTAGTAGGCCAAATTGGCGCGGGTTGTGATCCATTTTGACAACTATAATCTATATTCAATGTATTAAGTAATCAAGTTATAACAAAAATAGTTGTGTGTGACAAATTATTGGAAGTCTCTTTTTGTAAATgtgatatattttcaattattaattatagacATTATATTGTTGTTACTTTTTATGTTcaatcatttatttaatttaaagtatttaCAAAAACATAAGCTTAGTTTTAGGCGACAaaggcttttttttttttaaacttcttttcttttataatatagtataacataagatttttttagtttattaattcaattgaaaattataaaaaaacagacttaattgtaattttgtcccttttgaatttaaatattaactCGAGACGATCtatcaatgttttttttatccatatattttacaaaatctataattttaatttttaattgtttccaCAATTTTAGTCTCTTAGTTTTTAGTTATCTATAATTTTGAAACCTGATTTTTTTTGAGcaattttaatcttataatttttaattttccttaaatttgttcaattttttaaaaatacattgaagaactttaaaatttgttgttatctttccaatcctttagaaaaaaagaatcgGAGAATGAGGAATTCTTTTAGTTTCCATTTTTACCGTGTAAGGTCCAAATAATAAGAAATTGTggatatttaaaaagaaaactacgaataattaaaagttaaggACTTAAAACTGTATgaaataaaatccaaaaaataaaattataaatataaagaataaattttagtcAAGCAAAAAAAAAGACGAATTTTTATGAGATCCGTTCAAGTGTACTTGCGTCGACtagaagaaaacaataaacgTTTTCATGTAGTTTAGCGTGGTAGTTGAATagaagaaataattaaataaaaaaacgcTTTAAAAGATTAAAGTAGTTACTAATTTGATAGATTAAATTGCAAatgtacaattaaaaatatgatagaCTAATTAGTCGATAGAGTGGGTAGGTAATTTCATCACACAGGATCACCTAAATGAAAAGAGTTAGGCCAATATTTTACCAATAATAAATTAACAGCATACtagaaaaatgttatttattaagatAAAGGATTATATTAGAATATTAGAATGATTCCAAAAATATcgtcatattttttaaagactaatttgcatattttttatttaaaaagtaaaaaaaataattgtattagattaaagaaataaaactatatttaaatctttatatGTCATTATTTCGTAATTCAAACTTTAGACTAAATTGCAAAAAAGAGCTTTGGAAATTGTAAACTGAAGGGGACTTTTGCAACTTTGTAAAAGTATTTGCGTTTCTCTTTTGTGGAGGTTTTCCCTTTGCTTTGGTTTTACTTTACCTTTCTTAAGTGAAGAGAATAAATACCTTTTTTTGCGTTCGATAATTTTCTTCactatttttctctcctctccACACAATTTCTCTTACCTTTCTCTCGCTGCGCAAAACACATCTTTTATCTCACTGTACCCATGGCTTTCAGAGTAGGAGGGGGAGGGGTAAGCTCTTCCTTTCATCTTTTcgcctctctctctctctctctctctctctctctatatatatatatatatcttttaattaacacttttactttcttgtttgttttccttattttgcCTGTGTTGTTATCACttgatttgttgaacttttatttatttttgcgCTGTCTAGGTCCAATTTTACTGATGCTACAAATTTAATGCTACATCTTTGTTTAATCTCATGCTTTTTAGTTTGTTACACTCACTTGACATCAAATCGACATTGATCTTTATGTTGTCTTTTGGTTTGGGTCTATATTCTAGTATTTCGAAACTTCTCCTTGATGCATTTGAGTTGGGCCTGGTATGTGTTAGATTTTTAGTGCTATGTTGGGTTCGCTACGAGGATGACTCAGAAATTGAAATGAGAAGGTTTTTTATCTATCCATTGGCTTAAATTTCAATTGGTTCACTGTGATGATACATACTATCTTACCAAAGGAAGGGGTCAAGAAATCAGGCTAGATCATATGCTAACAATTCAAagtttattgaatattttgttcCTTTCCCATGCATGAAGTTGCTTTGAGATGCAATTAACTTTAGGGTTGCTTGCATcagaatttttaattgattcagGGATTGGATGCAAAATAAGTAAGTgcattttgttacttttgaaatattatttaatttttgcacTCATACTGCATATGGATCTTGTGACCGAGCTCGAGGGAATTACATTTGTTAGGAGTATATGATTGGTTCTCCTGTTGGGTTGTTGTCCTTTTTTTCCTGACTGCTAAGACTCATTTTACTGTAAGAACATCATCATTGTCCTTATCGTTATCGATTTTGGTAACATGGTTGGAACATTGAATTTGAAAGGGgctataatttagaattaatcaATATGTTGCTTCATTGTAGGGAAATGCCTCTTCTGGAATGGGTGTTGCTGAGCATAGCGTTAACACGTTCCTGGAATTACAGAGGAAGAAAGTTCATCGCTATGTGGTTTTTAAAATTGACGAGATAAAGCAAGAGGTTGTGGTAGAGAAAACCGGAGGCCCTGCTGAGAGCTACGATGATTTCACTGCATCCTTGCCTGAAAGTGATTGCCGATATGCTGTTTATGACTTTGATTTTGTGACATCTGAGAACTGCCAGAAGAGCAAAATCTTTTTCGTGGCATGGTTAGTCTCTTGATTTCATACACTACTTTAGAAATTGCATATCATATTAACTCATTCTAATATTCCCACGTTGGTTTCTGTTTACACTGTTTCATGCATCTGGGTATAGCATTTTACTGTTGCATCTGTGTAGCTTGCCTCAAATCTTGAAATACAGATAAATACTTAAAGCCTAAGACGTCTTAGGGTATCATGGCCACTTTGCCCATCTAAAGAGGTATCTATGGGTAAAATGAAAGcagattatacaatttaaattctCTATAGTGATGTAAGTCTCTAGTATATCTACATATGATTCCAATCGTTTACTATGATTGTATTTTTTTCCTTGATGCGCCAATGAAGTTTTATTGAAATGAGTACAAGGGTTGCGTAACCCTCTAAAAGAACCAGATCATATCAATCAAAGGCAGGTCCGAAACCAACCACATTGTCTGATACAAGTAAAAGGTTCCGTGTACCaatcagaaaacaaaaaagaaaccCCTTTTGTTCTTCTGGGAAATGACATTGAGCATTATGAGATCCATCAACCCCATCATATCCTAGGGCAAAATTTGGGAAAAAGTCTTATTGTTACAACAACCATATTAACAGCATAGTAGAAATATGCCAAGCATACTTTCTTTCCTCCAACATATTTCCATGCCAAAGATAAGAACTTGACCACGATGAGGCATAACTTCGGAAAATCCAAGCCAAGTGTAAAGTTGTTAGGTTCCTTTATTCAAGGAACCGAACAACAGCTCTATGCTCACACACACACTCAGTATAAAAGAaacatgtatgtatatgtatttcTATTTCCTTTGTAATgtgtagaaaagaaaatacaagtaTCAATCTCTCtcccaaggaagcctcccttcctcctCTGGCCAAGAGGTCCAGTCTAAATCCCAAAATAATATCTGATACCCCTCTCCCTCATtctgtttattatttatactctctctctTCGAACAAACTAACCTCCTTACGTACATCTTTAATTGTCTAACATTACCCTCCTTCCCAacatcaaccttgtcctcaa from the Vigna angularis cultivar LongXiaoDou No.4 chromosome 3, ASM1680809v1, whole genome shotgun sequence genome contains:
- the LOC108326171 gene encoding actin-depolymerizing factor-like isoform X1, translated to MAFRVGGGGGNASSGMGVAEHSVNTFLELQRKKVHRYVVFKIDEIKQEVVVEKTGGPAESYDDFTASLPESDCRYAVYDFDFVTSENCQKSKIFFVAWSPSVSRIRSKMLYATSKDRFRRELQGIHYEIQATDPTEMDLEVLRERAN
- the LOC108326171 gene encoding actin-depolymerizing factor-like isoform X2; amino-acid sequence: MAFRVGGGGGNASSGMGVAEHSVNTFLELQRKKVHRYVVFKIDEIKQEVVVEKTGGPAESYDDFTASLPESDCRYAVYDFDFVTSENCQKSKIFFVAWSVVRGDRLEKDMKLADYTILDLVQGCLVLLLLILKCYMIDLTILICPN